The following proteins are co-located in the Shouchella hunanensis genome:
- a CDS encoding 2,3-diketo-5-methylthiopentyl-1-phosphate enolase, with protein sequence MAHIEAIYYVTEEKEHIELKAERMATGLTAKPWQEMPESEKEQSLAYKGKVVSIKEDAAYGPGYLVTISFPVAYEVPDFPSILTTTYGRLSYEPNVKLIDLQFSDDLVRLFPGPRLGIEGIRDLVDVHSRPLAMSVAKGAIGRSVDSFHEQVLSHCYGGIDIIQDDERLFEHDWTPLEQRVPVGLAAIAEAAEKTGRTPLYVVNVTGKTFELKERVKEAIGLGAPAILLNVFAYGIDVLQGLREDEEIDVPIFAHSSLAGMMIRSKQHGISSRLLLGKLMRMAGADAVLFPSPYGRMGINHEEAQHVKEQLTQELTMKPTFPIPSAGIDFNTIEDVKKDFGKEVIINLGGSVHRYTGGIEEGGKAFIQAIESN encoded by the coding sequence TTGGCGCATATAGAGGCAATTTATTACGTTACGGAAGAAAAAGAGCATATTGAATTAAAAGCTGAAAGAATGGCAACTGGCTTAACTGCAAAACCTTGGCAGGAAATGCCTGAATCGGAAAAAGAGCAGAGTCTAGCGTATAAAGGAAAAGTGGTATCGATAAAAGAAGATGCGGCGTATGGTCCAGGTTACCTCGTTACCATATCGTTCCCGGTCGCGTATGAAGTTCCTGATTTCCCTTCCATATTGACGACAACGTACGGAAGGCTTTCATATGAACCAAATGTCAAGTTAATAGACCTCCAATTTTCAGACGATCTTGTGCGATTGTTCCCAGGACCTCGACTTGGAATAGAGGGCATAAGGGATCTAGTTGATGTACATAGTCGGCCATTAGCAATGAGTGTCGCTAAAGGAGCTATTGGTCGTTCAGTTGATTCGTTTCATGAGCAAGTACTTAGTCATTGTTACGGTGGAATTGACATCATTCAAGATGATGAGCGTCTGTTTGAACATGATTGGACACCACTTGAGCAGCGGGTACCGGTTGGGTTAGCGGCGATCGCTGAAGCAGCAGAAAAAACGGGTAGAACGCCTCTTTATGTGGTGAATGTGACAGGTAAGACGTTTGAACTTAAAGAGAGAGTGAAAGAAGCCATTGGACTTGGTGCACCGGCTATCTTACTAAACGTGTTTGCTTATGGCATTGATGTGCTCCAAGGGTTACGTGAAGATGAAGAAATTGACGTACCAATCTTTGCTCATTCCTCTTTGGCAGGAATGATGATTCGCTCTAAGCAACACGGAATCTCGTCACGACTGTTGTTAGGGAAACTAATGCGAATGGCTGGAGCAGATGCCGTCTTATTTCCATCGCCTTATGGACGTATGGGGATTAATCATGAAGAAGCACAGCACGTAAAAGAACAGTTAACACAAGAATTAACGATGAAACCAACGTTTCCGATTCCATCAGCTGGAATTGATTTTAATACGATTGAAGACGTTAAAAAAGATTTCGGGAAAGAAGTCATTATTAATTTAGGTGGTAGCGTTCATCGATATACAGGCGGTATAGAAGAAGGTGGAAAAGCTTTTATTCAAGCCATTGAATCAAATTAA
- a CDS encoding undecaprenyl-diphosphate phosphatase, with amino-acid sequence MTLLEAIILGLVQGITEFLPISSSAHLILVQSMFNMTFEGLSFEILLHLASVLAVILYYRKDIYEIIRGFFAFFTNRTPQNRSMFMFAVYLIVATGITGVAGILFEDYIGETFRAPIFIALALAITGLFLIIIERFVKLGNRTEKEMTIWDSIFVGLGQCLALIPGLSRSGTTLIVGMFAGLSKETAVRFSFLLSIPVILGSSVLAIRDLTSGELLEQTTVTALGLSFLVTFVASWIGIVFFINLVRKSKLVYFAVYCFIVAILVFIFRDSLGTTDI; translated from the coding sequence ATGACTTTACTAGAGGCAATAATATTAGGTCTGGTACAAGGGATAACGGAATTTTTACCGATTTCAAGCTCTGCTCATCTTATTCTCGTTCAATCCATGTTTAACATGACATTTGAAGGGCTCAGCTTTGAAATTTTACTGCATTTAGCTTCTGTATTAGCTGTTATTCTTTATTACCGCAAAGATATCTATGAAATTATTAGAGGATTCTTTGCATTTTTCACAAACCGGACGCCCCAAAATCGCTCCATGTTTATGTTTGCGGTTTACCTTATCGTCGCTACAGGTATTACTGGTGTTGCCGGTATTTTGTTTGAAGACTACATAGGCGAAACCTTCCGAGCACCCATTTTTATTGCCCTTGCATTAGCTATTACGGGTCTATTTCTTATTATTATAGAACGTTTTGTAAAACTAGGAAACCGGACAGAGAAAGAAATGACCATTTGGGATTCGATTTTTGTTGGTCTTGGTCAGTGTCTCGCCTTAATTCCCGGCTTATCGCGTTCAGGTACAACACTAATTGTTGGAATGTTTGCCGGTCTGTCAAAAGAAACGGCAGTAAGGTTTTCATTTCTTCTTTCCATTCCTGTTATTTTAGGTTCATCGGTTCTTGCCATTCGTGATTTAACATCTGGAGAATTATTGGAACAGACGACTGTGACAGCTTTAGGACTCTCTTTTCTAGTTACATTTGTTGCTTCTTGGATTGGGATCGTCTTTTTTATTAATTTAGTTCGAAAAAGTAAACTTGTCTATTTTGCTGTCTACTGTTTTATCGTAGCGATTCTTGTGTTTATTTTCCGTGATTCATTAGGCACAACAGACATATAA
- a CDS encoding TlpA family protein disulfide reductase, translated as MKRKRIITLMVVVLAIAATAFVFIDRHSTSGPLQKGDRMPNISMEQFDEEVVSLGDFQNDVIVLNVWASWCEPCVREMPELMAIDDTNDTVDVVTVNMLTKEYRASDPVDFIEEIGLTLPVLFDEDGAFIREVEPSRLPMTYLLDSNLHIQDVIIGEVTQDLLMERIDTAFAN; from the coding sequence ATGAAACGTAAACGAATCATAACGCTTATGGTGGTAGTGCTTGCCATAGCTGCTACAGCGTTTGTTTTCATTGACCGCCATTCAACATCCGGGCCATTACAAAAAGGCGATCGAATGCCCAATATCAGCATGGAGCAATTTGATGAGGAGGTCGTCTCATTGGGAGACTTCCAGAATGATGTTATTGTCCTCAATGTATGGGCATCATGGTGTGAGCCTTGTGTAAGAGAAATGCCTGAATTAATGGCTATCGATGATACAAACGATACAGTTGACGTGGTAACGGTTAATATGCTCACGAAAGAGTATAGAGCATCTGATCCAGTCGACTTTATCGAAGAAATAGGGCTGACATTACCTGTTCTTTTTGATGAAGACGGTGCTTTTATACGTGAAGTGGAGCCTTCTCGTTTGCCCATGACCTACCTTTTAGATTCAAACCTTCATATTCAAGATGTTATAATAGGAGAAGTAACACAAGATTTGTTAATGGAGCGTATTGATACTGCGTTTGCAAACTAA